From Pseudobythopirellula maris:
AATCGTCCCATGTTCTTCCCTTGCAGCGCCGACGCCCCGATCTACCACTGGCCGTACGCCACGGTGGGGCTGATCGTGGCGAACGTGGCGGTCTTCGTCGGCATGGTCACCGGTGAGCTAACGCCCGCCGGCCCGTGGGTGCTGATGTACGGCGACGGGCTGCACCCGGCCCAGTGGGTCGGCGCCCACTTCAGCCATGCCGGCCCCGGCCACCTGTTGTACAACATGGCCTTCCTTTGGGTGTTCGGTCTGATCGTCGAGGGCAAGCTCGGCTGGTGGAAGTTCCTGTCGCTGTACCTTGGCATCTGCATCATCGAGGGGGCGATCGAACAGCTGGTGATGCTCCCCTTTGGCGCCGTTGGCACGGGATCGCTGGGGGCCTCTTCGGCGATCTACGGCGTCATGGCGATCGCCATCGTTTGGGCGCCCGCCAATGAGATCAGCTTCTTCTACTTCTTCTGGTTCTACTTCCGTTTCATCGTGGGAACCTTCGAGGTTCCGGTGGCCATGGTCGCGGCGTTCTACGTCGGCCTCGACATGCTGCTCGCCATGCTTGGGGGCGCCGGCGCCGCGTCGAGCCTGCTGCACCTGGCCGGGGCGGCGGTTGGCTTCCCGATCGGCGTGGCGATGCTCCACTGGAAGCTGGTCGACTGCGAGGGCTGGGACCTGTTCCACTACCAGAACCGTGTCGACGAGAACGACCCCAAGCAGGTGCAAAAGAAACTCAAGGCGCTCGACAAACGCAAGAAGAAGAAAGACGACGCCCAGCTCGCCGGCGCCCTCGAACAGTGGCGCCTCTACCTGAAGAACGGCGCCCCGCTCGCCGCGCTCACGCTCTGCCGGAAGATGCAGGAGGTCGGCCAAGGGCTGGAGCTCGGGGTCGACGACCTGCGGGCCCTCGTCCGCGGGCTGCACGCCGAGAAGCACTGGGGCGATTCGGCGCCGTACATGGCGCGGCTGATCGAGCTCGACCCCGAGCACGCCCCGGCGCTGCGGCTCAAGCTGGCGCAGATCTGCGTGGTCGAACTCAGCCGGCCGGGCCGGGCCCTGGAACTGCTTTCCCAGGTCGACGACGCCCGGCTGACCCTCGACCAACGCGGCCTGAAGGCGCGGATCGCCCACCGGGCCGCCGAGCTGCAGGGCGAGGGGACCGTCGAGCTCGACGATGGTGCGTGGCAATCGCTGGCCCCCTCTTAGAGCGGTTTGCTCATAGGTGTAGACGCTCGGCTCGCGATCGGCGTCATGGCTTCGTCAGCCTGCATC
This genomic window contains:
- a CDS encoding rhomboid family intramembrane serine protease → MFFPCSADAPIYHWPYATVGLIVANVAVFVGMVTGELTPAGPWVLMYGDGLHPAQWVGAHFSHAGPGHLLYNMAFLWVFGLIVEGKLGWWKFLSLYLGICIIEGAIEQLVMLPFGAVGTGSLGASSAIYGVMAIAIVWAPANEISFFYFFWFYFRFIVGTFEVPVAMVAAFYVGLDMLLAMLGGAGAASSLLHLAGAAVGFPIGVAMLHWKLVDCEGWDLFHYQNRVDENDPKQVQKKLKALDKRKKKKDDAQLAGALEQWRLYLKNGAPLAALTLCRKMQEVGQGLELGVDDLRALVRGLHAEKHWGDSAPYMARLIELDPEHAPALRLKLAQICVVELSRPGRALELLSQVDDARLTLDQRGLKARIAHRAAELQGEGTVELDDGAWQSLAPS